GTGATTCATATTCAAAATTAGAGAAGCATTGGTCTGtgccttctgggtttttttgtacaGCCTCCCTATAGTATCAGTTGGTATATCCCTGATAAACCAACAAGCAGCCCAGGCGCTTCAAGTACTATCATCCTTGAATTATATGGTCATCTTCAAAGATGGTCCTTCTTATTACCCATGTGGGAAATGCTGTAAGTGGGGAGAGAAAGCCTCACCCTGAAGCAGCCTAGTGTCAGATGTGAGTTTGGAAAGATGACTCATCCAGTGGGATTATTTTCTTCAGGCCATCACCAAAGGTCCAGGTTCTGTTGATTTATGTTTGGGCCCCAGGTTCTGCTTCTGAATGGCCACATCCCTGTGTTTGCCTTGTAGTGCCGAGAAGGGAAGTACAGGCCCGAGCTGTGTTCTACCCTCTCTTAGGGTTGGGAGGAGCTGTGAACATGTGCTATCGAACCCTCTACATCGGGACAGGTAAGCCAGCTGGGAGAGGTGCTGAATCTGTTCGGCCCTAAAGATTGATACTCTTACCCACAGAGGCTAGAAAGGGAGGGAAGCCCTCTCCAGGGCTGACGGGTTTAACCCAGCAGACCTCTGGACAAGAGGGACTAAGAAAGGAGACTATCAACTGCTTGTCTTCCCTGCTTCAGGCCCTTTTGCCTTGTGCCCAGTGTGGCATCAAGAGGGCTGAACGTCAGCTCTGACTGCCACCCAGTGAGGCATTTTAAACACTGCAGGAAATACCTGAGGAGAGGGCAGATGCTTTGTCCCTGGAGATCTTTGAAAAAGTGATGGGGCTCACACATATCTAACACTTATACTTAGTTAGCCCTACATCTTGTGCAGAGGGACAAATGAGCCCTTAGCCTAGAACTTCCCCTTTCTTTCAAATGATACGGTTTATGGGCCCTGCACCCCATCTTGTGCTCTCCTAGAACTACCCCATCCTCTTCAGTAGCTCACTGCTCTCCTCTGGGCAACAGCACATGTTCTAAAGCAGATGAGCTGGCGGGGACAGCTGTTCTTTAACAGGGGATTAGAAAAGACATCAGTTTTTGTTCAAAAATACAAGGAGAGGGCCCTGAGCTACCTACCCCTTGAGCTCCCGCCCGGAAGTCCCCTGCCCCCTCACCTCCCCCACACATACCCCTGACAGTCTGttctctgccttccttttccTCGCCTCCTGCCACCTCGCAGGAGCTGACATGGACGTGTGCCTTACAAACTATGGTCACTGTAACTACGTGTCCGGGAAACACGCCTGCATCTTCTACGATGAGGTGAGGGGTGGGGATGCGGTGGGAGAGAGGTCTTCCAGCCTGAGCCCTGTCCCAGGCACTGGGGTTCGTTCAGTGCcctggggtgaggggaagggggttgggggtcctctccttttcttccgcCCCCATCATTCCTGGAGAAGAGTCTTGGTGTGAAGGGGCATCCTACATGGCTACCTGCTCCCCAGGAGCAGGGCTCCCACTTCTCCTGAGGTTGGTCAACAGGCCCAGCGCGGGGCGGAGCACCCTAAAGCAGGGGAGGGGACCATCATAGAAGGAACCAAGCCCTCTGGGCGTGTCCCTGTGagtttcatcatcatcatcacgtGCCAGTGAATATCATTTCACCAGGAGCCCGTGCTAAGGAGGCAGACTATTGGGGGGGCGAGGGGTGGGTTAGGAAGGAAAGCTTCCTTGAAGAGGTGAGTCTTGTGCCCCATTCGAAAGGGACAGGGAAGGGGGGCATGAttggggaagaaagagggagCTCCCCAGGTAGAGCAGCACAGCCTTCTCCATGTGTCCTCTCTCCCCTTAGCCCCAGGCCCCACGCAGCAGACCACACATCttatcttccctcctcctcctcagaatACCAAACATTATGAGCTGTTAAACTACAGTGAGCACGGGACAACGGTGGACAATGTGCTGTATTCATGTGACTTCTCTGAGAAGACCCCGCCAACCCCCCCAAGCAGTATTGTTGCCAAAGTGCAGAGTGTCATCAGTAAGTTGGAGCAGAGGCCTGTGGCCACAGAGCCTGCCATTTTTGGACACGTTCTCTAATGCCTCAGCCAGGGTGGCTCTGGCTTGCTGCCATGACCTGCTGTCTCTTGCCTTCCTGGTCCCGTTGGCCAGGTTCTCCTTGCTCGTGGGCCCAGGAAAGGCCACAGAGAAGCAGGTGCTGTGCAGCCCCACGTGTGTACACACCTACCTGGGGACTTCAGACTCCACCGGTCCTTTCTGAGTGCCCCTCACCCCGAGTCACGCAGCATTTAGACGGGGGAGGTACAGGGGCCCAACCCTGGCAGACAGCCCAGGTGGGTTGGCTGCTAACTGTTCCTCTCCTGTGACCTTCCCCCTTTTTCCCAGGGCGCCGCCGGCACCAGAAACAGGATGAAGAGCCAAGTGAGGAGGCAGCCATGATGAGCTCCCAGGCCCAGGGGCCGCAGCGGAGACCCTGCAACTGCAAAGCCAGCAGCTCGAGCTTGATTGGGGGCAGTGGGGCCGGCTGGGAGGGCACGGCCTTACTGCACCACGGCAGCTACATCAAGCTGGGGTGTCTGCAGTTTGTCTTCAGCATCACTGAGTTTGCGACCAAACAGCCCAAAGGCGATGCCGGCCTGCTACAGGATGGGGTCTTGGCCGAGAAGCTCTCTCTCAAGCCCCACCAGGGCCCTGTGCTGCGCTCCAACTCCGTTCCCTAGGACTGGCGGCCACCCGTCACCCGCCCTTCCACCCAACCCAAGACTCCTGCAATGCAAAAATGTACACAAACCAAGCCCGGGGTTTTTTCTATACTCCACCAGAAACCCTTCAACTACAATCTTTGcatgaaatgaagaaaaccttttgactgttttttaaaaatcctttttcttttctcaagttCTAGGGGGCATTTGCACATATATTTGTACTCAACATTTCATGGGAAAGCGGCAGACCGAGCTGAGGAACAGcgtgggcagggaggggaaggccAGTGGTCTGGACACCTCCTCCGACACAAAACCattccccacccacctcctgctccctccccctcGCCCGCCGTTGTAAAATAATCAGAAACTTGTTCTATTTTGTGGCAGTGACAAtagttttatattaaaagaaaaaaatacagttttcatACAGCAAAATCTATACaatatcattgttttatttaatataaagatCGCTACCCACCCTCCTTCCATGGTTCCCACCCTCCAGGTTATTTTCCCTTTCTGCAGCGGTTGCACTACAGGTAGCTACTGTGTATTATGGACAAATGAgaaatgaattctttttctggctgtccatctattttatttcaaataaggaAAAGTGTATTTGGATTTTGTGTAAATACATCTAGTGCTGacattttttcagtgtttttaaaaactgtacagTACTACATGTGGTAGAGCGTTTTCTTCAAATTGTCTATTGTAGCAAAAGCGTTTTTGTCGTAAACTGTTCTGTCTCCTTTTTTTGTTCTCCTGccacttctctcctcttccctccaccccgACAACTAGTACCGATGTACATAGTAATTGTAATGTTTTAGACTTTACAGAAACTTTCCTGtattctgtatataaaaaaacaaaaatacttcaaATTATGTTTTCTGCCTGTCTGTCCTACCTGTCATCACCCTTAGAGGGGACCCTCCCTGAGGCCCTGGTCCCACAGCCTCATTGAACAAGCGTCACTCCCAGATACTTAGTCCCCAAGGGAAGTCAGGAGAGGGGAGGCGCTGGAGAAAAGTGCACctaaggtgggagggagagatgggaggggaggggtgcagCTGCGAAGGGGGGCTGTTCTGTGGCTTTGTGGGTGACTTGAGGGAGTTCAGAGGGCTTGATCATTTGACACGATCAGATTCTGCAAGAATCCAAGAGTGTGCAGATCCCTGCTTCTCCTGGCTccaaaaccaaaacattaaaatagaAGATGGCATGAGACCTCTGCATTCTGGTCCAGAAGCTTTAACCCAAGGCGTTCGCGCTGCCTTTGGTTCCAGTTGTTTGCTATCATATTTTATCCACCTATTCTGGGGGAAGTCATAAaacctggttttgttttttttcgcCCGGAGCCCTTAGCTGGGCATGGAGGAATTCATTAATATATTCAAGTATCACTCGAGTTCCTCCAGTTCCGGCCTTTGCCAGGCCTTGGGTCTTGGTCTAGGTCACTTGCTGTGAGCAATCACCAGGGCAGATGTGGCCCCTGCCTCTTGGAGCTTAGAATCTAGTGCGGAGTTTGTTGATTCAAATGtctgaagaacatgaaaaaggagaaatccaaTCTCTGACTCAGCTGTGCCACAAGCAACGTGACTTGTGATCACAACTTCACAACTGCAGTTCCTCCTCAGAAGATGATTCTACCCGTTACCTTAATTTTAAGGCCCCCAAGCACCCTCTTTTTAAACCGAACTATTTCTTCCTCCTCGTACACTTTACCTAAGAAACCTTATCTGAGAAGTTTTTCCTGAAGACCATCTCCTACTCCTTAAAGAACACATCTGTGTGTATGCCAGCACTGTTAGAGTGGGTGGTACCTGTTCGCATATCAGGATTTTGCCTTGGCGGGGGTGGAGAGTGCatccatttatttcattaatattccATCCCTAGCCTCATCCCACAGTATTGACACTTGAACACTGAATCCACAGTGCAGCTAAATAGGAAACTTCCCCCTGGAATGTGAGGTCTGGCCCTGGCTTCCACCTACTTGTCTAGCTTTGTCTCCGCCACTCTCCTACCCCTACCCTAATGGGCCTCTTGAACTCCTTAAGGACAAAAACATTGTTCTGCTCCGTATTTCCAAGGCTAACTGCACTGCCGGACACGCCATAAGTGCCAAACAATGGGTGCTAAATTgtactagattttttttctcctttctcctggcAAGTCACCTGGCCAGGAATACCCTTACCCATGCCTCCCTAGCTGTCCCCACCCACTTTGCCATCATAATCACTTCCATTCAGTGATGGAGCTTCTTTACCTATTTCTACCACCTGTGAGAATTTCAGAGACAAATCTCCTGAAGATCAGATAACAGATTTTACACTCTCTTCCTGCTTCCCTTCAGAaatggaggggtggggaaggcagggagaTAGACAGCTAATGAATGAGTGACTCCTGACAGCCCTTAACTGATGGTGCCACCCTGAACACACTGTGCCACCTCGCTGGCCTCTTTGGGAAGAATCCCAGAAGCTGAGGGCTGAATATGAGGATTAGGAATTGACGGACTTGTTTACTGAGAGCAGAGCGTCCAGGACTGGACTCACTCTCAGACACAGCAGCATTCACGTACCCGCTCCTCTCCAGATGGGAAGGATTGCTATTTACTGACACCCAGAGGGCTCACACATCTGCTTAGCCTCCTGCTCCAGAGCCCAGCACAAAGTACAGGTACATACGAAGACGGTCACTCAAGCACCCACTGACAGACTACAGATGCATGCACACACCTGGAGGGTCTCGAGGCCCACAAATTCACACACCTACAAGGTGCTcacatgggcacacacacacaggatccAGAGGCACGCACACAACCTAAAGGGCGATCCCAGGATCTATGGGCACATTACACACCAAAAAGTCATTCACGCCCTCCCTAGGGATTCATGTACATACGTAGAGGGCGCTCCCAGGGCTCAAGCGCACACATGCACCTAGGTTTTCGCACCAGCACACATCCAGAGGACGCAGACGCACGCCTAGGGGGCGCTCCCAGGGCCCacgcgcacacgcacgcacacacaccccctgccctgcctcccgCCCGCGTCCACCTCCGCCTCCGCCTTCTCGAGGCCGAAGCGCGCCTGTCGCCCTTCCAGGCCCGTGCGGGGCGATCCTGCAGCCTCCAGGCGGCGATCCAGGGCTGCCGGAGGCCTGAGCGGGAGCCCGGAGGCGCGGCCGGCATGGAGGCGCTGCTGCTGAGCGTGGGGTTGCTGCTGGGCGCCTACGTGCTAGTCTATTACAACCTGGTGAAGGGGCCGCCGTGCCGCGGCATCGCCAGCCTGCGGGGCCGCACTGCCGTGGTCACGGGTGAGTGCCGGCTGGCGGGCATGGGGCGGGGAGGCCGGGACGGCGGGGGCGGTGGCCCGCGGGCTCAGCTCGGCTCCCGCCCGCCCTCCGCAGGCGCCAACAGCGGCATCGGGAAGATGACGGCGCTGGAGCTGGCGCGCCGGGGAGCGCGCGTGGTTCTAGCCTGCCGGAGCCGGGAGCGCGGGGAGGCGGCCGCCTTCGACCTCCgccaggtgagggagggcggGGCCAGGCGGGACCGTGAACAGAGGACAGTCACACCTGGGACACAGGGGTGAGCAGAGCAGCTCGGGGCGGGTTTGGAGGAAACGCAGCCCCTGAAAGGAGAGTGCGGCTCGGTTCGCCAAGTGCAGAAGAGGGGGTGCACAGGTCTTCTGGTCACACAGCAAAAGGGCACCAGACCTGAAGGAATTAATTGCAATTCTAAGACATTTAAGGACCGGTAGAAGTTACATTAATGAAAGAGTCAGAAAGGGaacagcagagggaacagcatatgcaaaggccctgaggcaaatTAATTGGTCTGATTTAAGAAACCGATTAAAAGGTTTAATGAGGCTGGAGCACAGAGTATgaggaaaagaggcaaaatgaAGGGGCTGAACACTCTGAGCCAGGGCCAGGTTCTGAGGGCCCTTACAGACCCTACTGAGATCAGATTTTATAGAATGGGCAGTAGAGATCCAGTGAAGGGTCCTCCATAGGGTCTGGACTGTCAGAATAGCCTTTTGGAATGAACCCCTTGGTGGCTGTGTGGCATCTGGTTTGGAGGGGGTAAGAGTGGGTTGGAGGACACCAGTGAGAAGTCTGTTGTAGATTTTAGGGTAAACAATAATGGGCAGAGggtatgataataataataataatagcaagtgCCTATGCACGAgtgcgtgccaggcactgttctaaagattttacatatattaactcatttaatcctcacaataactctgagataggtactattattattattcccactttacagagaaCTAAGGCTCAGCAAGATTAAGCATCTTGCCCGAGGTCTCACTCTAGTAATAGGCAAAGTCAAGATTTGCATCCAGTGTCCACACACTTATCCACTACATTCTAACGCCTAGGGGCAGATCTTAGTAGTAGTAGGAGTTGAACTCTCAGAATTTGGtgcctggggagagggaagaagagaggggtGCATATGACAGCCCAGCCCTTGCCACTCCACAGGAGAGTGGGAACAATGAGGTCATCTTCATGGCCTTGGACTTGGCCAGTCTGGCCTCCGTGAGGGCCTTTGCCACTGCCTTCCTGAGCTCTGAGCCACGGCTGGACATCCTCATCCACAATGCCGGTGAGGGGCAGCAGGCCCTGCAGGGGGGCGGCGGGTGGCCAGGGGGCAGTCGACCCCTCCAGCCAGGCTTTGCCAGGGGACATGTGGGAAGGATGCCCCCTACCACCGTCTCACATGGGGGACACCGAGGCCTCCAGGAATCCCTCTGGAGCAGTTGCTCACACCTAGCCCCTGCCCCAGGGATCAGTTCCTGTGGCCGAACCCGGGAGCCCTTTAACCTGCTGTTGCGAGTGAACCACATCGGCCCCTTCCTGCTGACACACCTGCTGCTGCCCCGGCTGAAGACATGCGCCCCCAGCCGCGTGGTGGTGGTATCCTCAGCCGCCCACCGTCGAGGCCGCCTCGACTTCACACGCCTGGACCGCCCAGTGGTGGGCTGGCGGCAGGAGCTGCGGGCATATGCCGACAGTAAGCTGGCCAACGTATTGTTTGCCAGGGAGCTCGCCACTCAGCTTGAGGGCACTGGCGTCACCTGCTATGCAGCCCACCCAGGTGAGACTTGGCTCTCTGGCTGCTCTGCTTTGTTTTGATTCCCCCTCTCCCATCCTCGCCCCCATCCCATGCTCCCCCAACCTCTCATTGAGCCACAGAACCTCAGAGTAGGAAGGAAGTCTGGTCCAAGGAGAGAACTGTTCCTTGCCGATCTTGAAGCTAGGCTCTCCTTGTCTGGGTTTTTCCTCTCACACCACAAACTTGGATGCTGACTGCTAGGTAGGGTATGGCAATGAATAAGGCCTAGGTTCTCACCCCAAGGAGCCATCCACATGACTGAACTGACTATAacatgatgataatgatgatgttaGCCAATAATTACTCATTCATTCAGGgagcatttactgagtacctactatgttccaggcattaatctcaatgcaggggatgtagcagtgagcaaaacaacGATCTTATCCTTGTAGAGTTTACATTCTACTTTAGAGAAGGGGGAGacagctaataaataaatatatacagtgaCAGGTGGTGATAAAGTGCTACGGGGAAAGATAAAACAGGGTAAGGGGACTAAGAAATGACAGGGTTggcacaagaaaaagaaaaaaagaaatgtcagggAGTGCTATTTTTATCTATGGCAGTCAAGGAAGATGTATctgaaaaggtgacatttgagtagaAGCCTGAAGGAGATGAGAGAATGAGCCATGAGGCTTGCTGAGGAGAAGAGTTAAAGAACAGAgtaaatagcaagtgcaaaggccctgaggcagaagtgCCTGGtgttcttgagaaagaacagggaGGCTGGTATTGTTGGAACAGAGTGAGAGGGGAGAGAGTGGCAAGAGATGAGGAACAGAGGTGGGCTGGGTCATCCAGTGTCTGCATTTTGTCTTACAGTCTGAGTGATTTTACTGATGACTAAGACCCATCCCTGCCTTTAGGAAACAGGTTCCAGGATAACAAGATTTGCCCCACCCATATTACCATATTGCATATTAGATAATCATTGCCTAAGGCTCATTAATAACTATAATAGTGACAATAATAATTATAGCTAACCATTATTACACTCCATGTCTCTAATGTCCGAAACAGTGTCTGGTCTACTACAGgtgttaataaatgtttgctgattaAACAAAGGAATAGGAAAAAAGATGAGCTAGTAGAAAAGGTGGAGAGAGACAGAATTGTTCCAGGCTGGGGACACAGCATGAGCAAAATCTGGAAGATGAGGATATATAAGGAGTTTGGATGGAGAAGATGAGCTTGCTGTTAGAAACGAGTGAGGT
This Balaenoptera acutorostrata chromosome 20, mBalAcu1.1, whole genome shotgun sequence DNA region includes the following protein-coding sequences:
- the DHRS13 gene encoding dehydrogenase/reductase SDR family member 13 encodes the protein MEALLLSVGLLLGAYVLVYYNLVKGPPCRGIASLRGRTAVVTGANSGIGKMTALELARRGARVVLACRSRERGEAAAFDLRQESGNNEVIFMALDLASLASVRAFATAFLSSEPRLDILIHNAGISSCGRTREPFNLLLRVNHIGPFLLTHLLLPRLKTCAPSRVVVVSSAAHRRGRLDFTRLDRPVVGWRQELRAYADSKLANVLFARELATQLEGTGVTCYAAHPGPVNSELFLRHVPGWLRPLLRPVAWLVLRAPRGGAQTPLYCALQEGIEPLSGRYFANCHVEEVPPAARDDRAAHRLWEASKRLAGLGPGEGAESDEDPQPEDPSSPSSPHPEEPTASELYPSPQSSPDLPKLMRRTLVKAEPELQTS